A single window of Mycosarcoma maydis chromosome 1, whole genome shotgun sequence DNA harbors:
- a CDS encoding putative ubiquitin-conjugating enzyme E2 has protein sequence MALATTTKRLLKEYQTASRELGLAPNTARSASANPDLLELRPYDVEGEDLFEWTALLRGPCTGNYACGLFHLSILIPPTYPTKPPTIKFRTKIFHPNVAWKDGEICLDILQAQWSPAWTLSSACTAILALLDSPEPDSPLNVDAATLYRTGDKRAYQSMCRMYTRLYASNQDT, from the coding sequence ATGGCATtggcaacgacgacgaaacgGCTGCTGAAAGAATACCAGACCGCGTCGCGCGAGCTCGGTCTGGCACCTAACACGGCACGCAGTGCGTCGGCGAATCCGGACCTGCTCGAGTTGCGACCTTACGATGTCGAAGGCGAAGATCTCTTCGAATGGACCGCCCTGCTTCGCGGCCCTTGCACTGGCAACTACGCCTGCGGCCTATTCCACCTTTCCATCCTGATCCCGCCTACATACCCGACCAAACCACCAACGATCAAGTTCCGCACAAAGATCTTCCACCCCAACGTCGCCTGGAAGGACGGCGAGATCTGCCTCGACATCCTACAGGCGCAATGGTCCCCAGCATGGACACTCAGCTCTGCCTGCACCGCCATCCTGGCCTTGCTCGATTCTCCAGAACCAGATAGCCCACtcaacgtcgacgccgCAACCCTCTACAGGACCGGCGACAAAAGGGCCTACCAAAGCATGTGTCGCATGTACACCCGCTTGTACGCTAGCAACCAAGACACCTGA
- a CDS encoding putative phospholipase D, which yields MSSGTSFADLAHQAWDAATQVTGLASLNENSTSDYDDNNNDESQSADAGDPDKNPSDDTVQSPSHEGDSYRGAPGNHPNDPSARINHPDAVNGHAHTSLNESPANPKIRNHDSDNVQKAEHSSSSFKHPHSTHHKHDMGQAMIERALGDDSLTAQRQGTIYDKQLENEMDGSYRNIQEETKPVSAAAELGQPVHSERNRPHDGQVHSESAENNSDAHQPHAANRGPSWASRPDDKQRAKIARMKDEQANGTWKRRFSSFGPSSSEAPSTPTHKNPEEKEKSGGLFAGIFDSDSSSRPGLNIFGSVSVNRANTARSGLNKDHNGDVSTSADHKHTPNALPASRPGASRNSSQWAENSNKLRTAFEPPTPSAEAASDDANTQQKDKADMPTPELSPDDQRLRAITKIMLGSGKDKDRQDPTSPAAASPSGLSGEPQAQTRWAQLKKKVRDSQKVKQDQQKSSAFGIDLAKELQTGILPVFLLKMAVERDEAKRRRIPILLNHLRLRVTDSVNPMHNTHAVFRIELEYGDGLVKWVIYRELRDFINLHAHYRAAALRGYLGRSIGGNSTEGDLGLPSFPKMSLPYFNQLQRQGKTSRADFARAQRDALENYIIELIRRTMFRAEANRLCKFFEISALSVSLASRGGHQGKQGYLRILSRSSRKKDQKSVLTPARWAKAYEPKWFIVRESFIAIVDQLDSLQLYDVFLMDNDFKVERPKRLYKQTMHIAHGLTHSDDKKAAEVESSEQPEASKGASGNEASYDQTALLTGGHFKDVDPNKREEAHSDERHASSHTFYIRNAERKLKLVAKNERMMEQFIVSMQKMASRNIFGGTNRFESFAPIRLNVSAQWLADGRDYYWNLSKALMMAKDRVFIHDWWLSPELYLRRPGHPKWRLDNVLKKKAEEGVKIFVIIYNEVSNNFTPTDSNYTKQRLIGLHRNIFVQRSPSHFKTGTFYWAHHEKLCVIDETIAFMGGLDLCFGRYDTPAHVLVDDALYYKREGESESDHGLSSKPGYLGPVKDGREAHIWPGQDYANERVMEWHTLSKPAEDLFARDKFPRMPWHDIGLQLVGQPARDLCRHFIQRWNFLLRIKNHTRQMPFLVPPPDFTPEELQKYGLTGTCEVQICRSAGPWSLGTTNKVEHSIQNAYLKSIQMSDHFVYIENQFFVTSTVMEGNKIENKIGEALVNRIIRAHREGTPWRAIIVIPLIPGFPMPIDHADASSVRLIVELQNRSISRGEHSIFGKLRREGIDPEQYISFFSLRTWGKLRGGQLTTEQIYLHDKIMIVDDRLVIIGSANINERSQRGDRDSELASVIRDHDMIDSRMGGQPYKVGRFAHTLRMRLMREHLGVDVDELEANERRNAVHSDDAESESEGSFDADDTELADSDDEWDPDQEQSHGGLERNGDAQSSPDDLVEVPTNKDVLKHKASNLADQGSGTASTVRRQIKETLKGSKERMEMEAVGTRADPASSDSTNHNERYQAARIERVAQALRSQDTDKFVDGQYDNSLEPTLEEKLMVEDRLAVNGKAHHSTEGETKRAGHGGQRRTSVDYRQLLGSLSSSSLGPERETDMLRRTGQQRGRFLSDGGTDDVHRKVASRMSNDLWNLPAASLDVDPMQFQDPIDDSFYVDYWLTCAVHNTQIFRKVFKCVPDDTVTTWAEYKAFGAWADRLARSGKFASKESRSERDAQAHSVPGASVGGPVGQVSNRESTSDAKQEDSSQVPSTLRDASSAAQGQGQTQNGSAAAGGPPKESRKEVEGFSSRELDQMEAMLEECRGSLVLHPTRFLEAEDHSNNFLFAMDRINPLLIYD from the coding sequence ATGTCGTCTGGAACCTCGTTTGCAGACCTCGCCCACCAGGCGTGGGACGCAGCTACGCAGGTAACTGGTCTCGCATCCCTGAATGAGAACTCTACTTCCGACTacgacgacaacaacaacgacgAATCGCAGTCAGCAGATGCCGGCGATCCAGACAAGAACCCTTCTGACGACACGGTGCAGAGCCCTTCTCACGAAGGAGACTCGTACCGCGGAGCGCCGGGAAACCATCCGAACGATCCAAGTGCTCGCATCAATCATCCAGATGCCGTCAACGGTCATGCCCACACATCCCTCAATGAGTCTCCTGCAAATCCCAAAATACGCAACCACGACTCGGACAATGTACAGAAAGCGGAACATagctcctcttccttcaAGCATCCCCACTCGACCCATCACAAACATGACATGGGTCAGGCCATGATTGAGCGCGCTCTCGGCGACGATAGTCTCACCGCTCAGCGACAGGGCACCATTTACGACAAGCAACTTGAGAACGAGATGGACGGCTCGTACAGAAATATTCAAGAAGAAACCAAGCCCGTGTCCGCTGCAGCTGAACTTGGCCAGCCTGTTCACTCTGAACGAAACAGGCCACACGATGGTCAAGTCCATTCCGAGAGCGCCGAGAACAACTCAGATGCGCATCAGCCTCACGCTGCCAACCGCGGTCCATCGTGGGCCTCCCGTCCCGATGACAAGCAACGCGCCAAAATCGCAAGGATGAAGGACGAGCAGGCCAACGGCACATGGAAACGTCGATTCTCCAGCTTTGGCCCATCCTCCTCCGAGGCACCCTCTACACCTACGCACAAGAACCCTGaagaaaaggaaaagaGCGGCGGTCTTTTTGCTGGCATATTCGACTCGGATTCCTCTTCACGCCCTGGTCTTAACATCTTTGGCTCAGTCAGTGTTAATCGAGCCAACACGGCTCGAAGCGGCCTCAACAAAGATCACAATGGTGATGTCTCTACCAGCGCCGACCACAAACACACCCCAAACGCACTGCCTGCGTCCCGTCCCGGAGCCTCTCGTAACTCTAGCCAATGGGCTGAAAATTCCAACAAGTTGCGCACCGCTTTCGAACCGCCGACGCCGTCTGCTGAAGCAGCGTCTGATGATGCCAACACGCAGCAGAAAGATAAGGCCGATATGCCGACCCCAGAGCTCTCACCTGATGATCAGAGACTTCGCGCCATCACCAAAATCATGCTCGGTTCTggcaaggacaaggacagGCAAGATCCCACCTCTCCCgctgcagcatcaccatcggGCCTCAGCGGAGAACCACAGGCTCAGACACGATGGGCTCAGCTCAAGAAAAAAGTCCGAGACTCTCAAAAGGTTAAGCAAGACCAGCAaaagtcgagcgccttCGGCATCGATCTCGCCAAGGAACTGCAGACCGGTATCTTGCCTGTTTTTCTCCTCAAAATGGCCGTGGAGCGCGACGAAGCCAAGCGTCGTCGCATCCCTATCCTGCTCAATCACCTTCGTCTTCGTGTGACCGACAGCGTCAATCCGATGCACAACACACACGCCGTCTTCCGCATCGAACTCGAGTACGGAGATGGTCTTGTCAAGTGGGTCATCTACCGAGAGCTTCGTGACTTTATCAACCTCCACGCTCACTACCGAGCCGCTGCCCTTCGAGGCTACCTCGGCAGATCTATCGGCGGCAACTCGACCGAAGGCGACCTAGGTCTACCTAGCTTCCCCAAGATGAGTCTTCCCTACTTCAATCAGCTCCAGAGGCAGGGGAAGACCTCTCGCGCTGACTTTGCAAGGGCTCAGCGAGATGCTCTCGAGAATTAcatcatcgagctcatTCGACGCACGATGTTCCGTGCCGAGGCCAATCGGCTTTGCAAGTTCTTTGAGATCTCAGCGCTTTCTGTCTCGCTTGCGAGCCGAGGTGGTCACCAGGGAAAGCAGGGCTACCTCCGCATCTTATCCCGCTCCTCGCGTAAAAAGGATCAGAAGAGCGTGCTCACGCCAGCGCGATGGGCCAAGGCCTATGAGCCCAAGTGGTTCATCGTTCGCGAAAGCTTCAttgccatcgtcgatcaGCTAGACAGTCTCCAGCTCTACGACGTCTTCCTCATGGATAACGACTTCAAAGTCGAAAGGCCTAAGCGTCTCTACAAGCAGACCATGCACATTGCCCACGGCCTCACTCATagcgacgacaagaaagCTGCAGAGGTTGAGAGCTCTGAACAGCCCGAGGCCTCCAAAGGCGCGAGCGGGAACGAAGCTTCATACGATCAAACGGCTCTCCTGACGGGGGGGCACTTTAAGGATGTCGACCCCAACAaacgagaagaagcgcacAGCGACGAGAGACATGCCAGTAGCCATACTTTCTACATTCGCAATGCTGAGAGGAAGCTTAAGCTCGTTGCCAAGAACGAGCGCATGATGGAGCAATTTATCGTCTCGATGCAGAAAATGGCTTCACGTAACATTTTTGGTGGTACGAACCGCTTTGAGAGCTTTGCGCCAATCCGCCTTAACGTGTCGGCACAATGGCTCGCTGATGGACGCGACTACTATTGGAACCTGAGCAAAGCGCTCATGATGGCCAAAGATCGTGTCTTCATCCATGATTGGTGGCTCAGCCCCGAGCTGTACCTGCGTAGGCCAGGTCATCCCAAGTGGAGGCTCGACAACGTGCTAAAAAAGAAGGCCGAGGAAGGCGTCAAGATCTTTGTCATCATCTACAACGAGGTCTCGAACAACTTTACTCCCACCGACTCCAACTATACCAAGCAACGACTCATCGGTCTGCACCGCAACATCTTTGTGCAGCGCTCGCCCAGCCACTTTAAGACCGGCACCTTCTACTGGGCGCATCACGAGAAGCTTTGCGTTATTGACGAGACCATTGCTTTCATGGGCGGCCTGGATCTGTGCTTTGGTCGATATGATACGCCTGCCCACGtgcttgtcgatgatgcACTCTATTACAAGCGAGAAGGAGAATCCGAGTCAGACCACGGACTGTCCTCAAAGCCAGGATACCTGGGCCCAGTCAAGGAcggtcgagaagcgcaCATCTGGCCGGGGCAAGACTACGCCAATGAACGAGTCATGGAGTGGCACACGCTCAGCAAGCCGGCCGAAGACCTTTTCGCGCGCGACAAATTCCCAAGAATGCCCTGGCACGACATTGGCCTTCAACTCGTGGGTCAGCCGGCCCGCGATTTGTGTCGCCACTTTATTCAGCGCTGGAACTTTTTGCTGCGTATCAAGAATCACACTCGACAAATGCCGTTCCTTGTTCCCCCTCCAGATTTTACGCCGGAAGAGCTGCAGAAGTACGGTCTCACGGGCACTTGTGAAGTTCAGATCTGTCGATCAGCAGGCCCTTGGAGCTTGGGTACCACTAACAAGGTGGAGCACTCGATCCAGAATGCATACCTCAAATCGATTCAGATGAGCGATCACTTTGTCTACATCGAAAACCAATTCTTCGTAACCTCGACCGTTATGGAAGGCAACAAGATCGAAAATAAGATTGGCGAGGCTCTTGTCAACCGCATCATCCGTGCTCACAGGGAAGGCACACCCTGGCGTGCGATCATTGTCATCCCTCTGATCCCAGGATTTCCCATGCCGATCGACCACGCAGATGCGTCATCGGTGCGATTGATCGTCGAACTGCAAAATCGATCCATCTCGAGAGGAGAGCACTCCATATTTGGCAAACTGCGCAGGGAGGGAATCGATCCCGAGCAGTACATCAGCTTCTTTTCCCTGCGTACGTGGGGCAAATTGCGTGGCGGTCAGCTGACCACCGAGCAGATCTACTTACACGATAAGATCATGATCGTCGATGATCGCCTCGTGATCATTGGGTCTGCCAACATCAACGAGCGTAGTCAGCGCGGCGATCGTGACTCGGAGCTTGCTTCGGTGATTCGCGATCACGACATGATCGACAGCCGCATGGGGGGCCAGCCGTACAAGGTGGGCCGTTTTGCACACACGCTTCGAATGCGGCTTATGCGAGAGCATCTTGGAgttgacgtcgacgagctcgaggccaATGAGCGACGGAATGCCGTTCATAgtgacgatgccgagtcCGAATCCGAAGGCTCTTTCGATGCGGATGATACTGAGCTGGCAGACTCGGACGATGAGTGGGATCCAGATCAGGAGCAGAGCCACGGCGGACTTGAGAGGAATGGCGACGCACAATCTTCACCGGACGATCTGGTGGAAGTGCCAACCAACAAGGATGTTCTCAAGCACAAGGCATCCAACCTGGCCGACCAAGGCAGCGGAACCGCCTCGACGGTACGTCGCCAGATCAAAGAGACGCTCAAGGGCAGCAAGGAGAGgatggagatggaggcAGTGGGAACTCGAGCAGACCCGGCTTCCTCCGACTCGACCAACCACAACGAGAGGTATCAAGCTGCACGTATCGAGCGAGTTGCACAGGCGCTGCGCAGCCAAGATACGGACAAATTTGTCGACGGTCAGTATGACAATAGCTTGGAGCCAACACTGGAGGAAAAATTGATGGTGGAAGATAGACTCGCTGTGAATGGCAAAGCTCACCACTCTACTGAGGGCGAAACAAAGCGAGCGGGACATGGAGGGCAGCGCCGAACCTCTGTGGATTACCGTCAGCTGCTCGGCTCACTGAGCTCATCCAGCCTGGGCCCTGAACGGGAGACGGACATGCTGCGCCGCACggggcagcagcgagggCGTTTTCTCAGCGATGGAGGAACGGACGATGTGCATCGAAAGGTGGCGAGTCGTATGTCGAACGATCTGTGGAATCTGCCTGCAGCGTCGCTCGACGTTGACCCGATGCAATTCCAGGACCCAATCGACGATTCGTTCTACGTCGACTATTGGCTCACTTGCGCTGTACACAACACGCAGATATTCCGTAAGGTGTTCAAATGCGTTCCCGATGACACGGTGACGACATGGGCCGAGTACAAGGCGTTCGGTGCTTGGGCCGATCGTTTGGCACGCTCAGGCAAATTTGCCTCGAAAGAGTCGCGATCGGAACGCGATGCGCAAGCTCACAGCGTTCCCGGTGCCAGTGTAGGTGGACCCGTCGGACAGGTAAGCAACCGAGAGTCGACATCGGATGCCAAACAGGAAGACTCTTCACAAGTGCCTTCGACTTTGAGAGACGCTTCTTCCGCCGcacaaggccaaggccaGACTCAAAACGGTTCGGCCGCTGCTGGGGGACCACCCAAGGAGAGCAGGAAGGAGGTGGAGGGCTTTTCCAGCcgcgagctcgaccagatggaagcgatgctCGAGGAGTGCAGAGGATCGCTGGTGCTGCATCCAACTCGGTTCTTGGAGGCAGAAGACCACTCGAACAACTTTCTATTCGCCATGGATCGCATCAATCCGTTGTTGATCTATGACTGA